From a single Brassica napus cultivar Da-Ae chromosome C9, Da-Ae, whole genome shotgun sequence genomic region:
- the LOC106412301 gene encoding uncharacterized protein LOC106412301 isoform X2, translating to MAAEGSMQKGEEEWRAVLSPEQLRILRLKGTEYPGTGEYIDFNKEGIYGCARCKTPLYKSTTKFNAGCGWPAFFDGIPGAITRTADPDGRRIEINCAACGGHLGHVFKGEGFATPTDERHCVNSVSLNFTPAEPSL from the exons ATGGCGGCTGAGGGGTCGATGCAGAAAGGAGAGGAGGAGTGGCGTGCGGTTCTTTCTCCCGAGCAGTTGAGGATTCTCCGTCTGAAAGGCACCGA ATACCCAGGAACTGGGGAATACATAGATTTCAACAAAGAAGGGATCTACGGTTGTGCACGTTGCAAAACGCCTCTTTACAAATCAACCACAAAGTTTAACGCAGGTTGTGGCTGGCCTGCATTCTTTGATGGAATCCCTGGTGCCATAACTCGAACC GCAGACCCTGATGGGAGAAGAATAGAGATCAATTGTGCAGCATGCGGTGGACACCTTGGTCATGTTTTCAAAGGGGAAGGTTTTGCTACTCCCACTGATGAACGCCATTGCGTCAACAGCGTTTCCCTCAATTTCACACCCGCAGAGCCTTCCTTGTAA